GAGGGCGGCGATCCGTCCGTCGTCGACGATGGCGACGCGGTCACAGAGCTGTTCTGCCTCCTCGATGTAGTGGGTCGTCAGCACGACCGAGACGCCCGTCCGCTCGTTCATCCGCTGGATGTATTCCCAGGTGTCGCGGCGGGTGCGTGCGTCGAGCCCGACCGTCGGCTCGTCGAGGAACAACACGGCCGGCTCGTGCAACAGTCCGCGACCGATCTCCAGACGACGTTTCATCCCGCCCGAGTACGTGCCGACGGGGTCGTCGCGCTGCTCGCGCAGCCCGACCAACTCGAGGATCTCGTCGATGCGCTCCTTACGGACGGCCTTCGACTGGCCGTACAGTCGCGAGTGGAACGCGAGGTTCTCCTCGCCGGTGAGTTCCTCGTCGAGCGCCGGCTCCTGGAAGACGATCCCGAGGCTGTTTCGGACGCCGCCGGTTTCCTCGACGATGTCGTAGCCGTTGACCGTCGCCGTGCCTGCGCTCGGGCGCAGGAGCGTCACGAGCATGTTGATGAGCGTCGATTTTCCCGCGCCGTTCGGGCCGAGCAGCCCGAATATCTCGCCGTCCTCGACGGTAAAGGAGAGTCCGTCGACTGCGGTGAGGTCGCCGAACCGTTTCGTTAACTCCGTCACTCGTATCGAAGTCATTCTGATGTCACTCTTCTACTAACTAACCGATCAGGACGTAAGTACTCGCCGGCGACAACCGGCAGAAACCCTGAATCGCGGGCGAGGGGATGACTCGCCATCGACACGACTCGTCCGGTATCAGCTCTCGGACCGTACCGACGATCGCTGATCGAACCAGCTGGTCTCGCTGAGGATCGCCGCGATACGGGCGATCGGTCGGTCATCGGGGCGGCCTCATCGGCGGGTTCCGGACGTGATTATCGACGCGACGTCCGTGAGGATCCGCCAGAGTTGACGGACGATGATCTTCAGGTCGAACCGGAAGGACTGTTTTCGGATGTACGTCAGATCCCACCGTACCTTCTCCTCGGGAGTCTCGCTTGAGGCGTCGTTGATCTGGGCGAGTCCGGTCAACCCCGGTTTCACGAACCACCGTTTGCGCCACGTCCGGGTCTCTTCGAGGAGGTGGGCCTCCTCGGCGGTCCAAGCCGCACGCGGGCCGACGACGCTCATATCGCCACGGAGTATGGACCAGAGTTGCGGGATCTCGTCCAGATGGGATCGCCGAAGGAACCGACCGACGCGGGTGATCCGATCCGCGTCCGCTCCGGGCGTCGTCGCTTCGCTCTCGGGGAGCATGCTCCGGAACTTATAGACGTGGAACGTCCCGCCGAAAAGCGCCGTCCGTTCCTGTCTGTAGAGAACGGGTCCCGGGCTGTCGAGTTTGATGGCGATCGCGATGAGACACACGGACGGTAAGATGACCAGCAGGGTGATAGCGGCGAACAGGACGTCGAACACGCGTTTGCAGAGCCGGTCCTGAAGGTCCCACGGCTGGAGGTCGATACTGGCGAAGCCGGGCGTTCGCTGCGTGCTCACGTCCCGGTCCTCGCTGAGGAGCACGCTGTCCCCGTACCCGTCCGGCACCGCTACGTTCACCCCGTACTGATGGCAGGTTTTGAGCACACCGAAGAACTCGGCTCGGTCGGCCTGAGCCAGGATCGGGATGACGGTCCCGATGTTCGACTCCTCCAGGATCTCCTCCAGTCGTGAAAGGCCGACCAAATACTCGTACTCCCGACCGTTCGATCCGACAGCCCCGTATCCGCCATCGGTGTTGACTCGCTCCCCGGTGGCGCTGCTGGCGTGGATCGGCGACGCATATCCCACGACGGGATCGGTGGTACGGTGGCTCGCGGCCTCGATCCGTTCGGGATCGGTTCCGATGATGAGCGTCCGGCCGTTCCCGTCGAGATATCGGTGCTGCAAGGCGACGAACCACGTAGAGAGCCCGAATCCGAGAAGGACCGTCACGAACAGCAGCGTCGTTCGCGGGAGTCGATACGGGAACCCCAGATAGCCCAGGGTC
This sequence is a window from Halalkalicoccus subterraneus. Protein-coding genes within it:
- a CDS encoding ATP-binding cassette domain-containing protein, whose amino-acid sequence is MTSIRVTELTKRFGDLTAVDGLSFTVEDGEIFGLLGPNGAGKSTLINMLVTLLRPSAGTATVNGYDIVEETGGVRNSLGIVFQEPALDEELTGEENLAFHSRLYGQSKAVRKERIDEILELVGLREQRDDPVGTYSGGMKRRLEIGRGLLHEPAVLFLDEPTVGLDARTRRDTWEYIQRMNERTGVSVVLTTHYIEEAEQLCDRVAIVDDGRIAALDSPNALTSALGGDVVALDVEGPIAELRTRLDDCPWVSAHTETDAGVRVTVERGDARIADLVRLADGAGVTITAVDIHKPNLETVFLSVTGTTLAESGSNVSADGSADDTGRPVRVAATGDDE
- a CDS encoding sugar transferase; the encoded protein is MRPEQLYRLLGVVGTAAATTLAVLSGNSIRIQAVLAALPVVGRTPSVSLAPSSLALVLAVTIVITTIAMQPLYKPRSRRILDTIAATLRSVSLAVLLLATLGYLGFPYRLPRTTLLFVTVLLGFGLSTWFVALQHRYLDGNGRTLIIGTDPERIEAASHRTTDPVVGYASPIHASSATGERVNTDGGYGAVGSNGREYEYLVGLSRLEEILEESNIGTVIPILAQADRAEFFGVLKTCHQYGVNVAVPDGYGDSVLLSEDRDVSTQRTPGFASIDLQPWDLQDRLCKRVFDVLFAAITLLVILPSVCLIAIAIKLDSPGPVLYRQERTALFGGTFHVYKFRSMLPESEATTPGADADRITRVGRFLRRSHLDEIPQLWSILRGDMSVVGPRAAWTAEEAHLLEETRTWRKRWFVKPGLTGLAQINDASSETPEEKVRWDLTYIRKQSFRFDLKIIVRQLWRILTDVASIITSGTRR